In one window of Venenivibrio stagnispumantis DNA:
- a CDS encoding S8 family serine peptidase, with the protein MRKIVFLFILICYSFSYAKPYKDEVIVFFRNKIQTQTITGLSIIKSHNNMAVVKLPKNKDMDTYIKELTSRQDVVYAIPNYIITKQIIPNDTYYPYQWYLRKINMENAWNISTGSNNVYVAVLDSGIDYNHEDIKDNIWLNTGELLGKDDNHNGIDDGCENDIDDDNNGYIDDCYGFNAVAGKGSALDDDGHGTFVSGEIGAIGNNAKGVAGINWNIKIIPCKFLSSDGSGDLNQLLQCLNYIKTIKETKGIDIVAINGSYGYTGNQSQLNIDCSNPSYQNTEKCLIQSIGALFSVAAGNYGQNNDKTVFLPCNYSTVLNNVICVGSTNSNDEKSSFSNYGTKTVNIYAPGGEITTSSTCDKTQEIIGLLNNNKYGCAVGTSQAAPLVAGLAALLKASNPNLTISDIKNRIILTGDNLMSLSGYGITANRINAYNALLNTPSPKITIDKHINQDSFGNYYYDYGSVQSGQTLTLSFNIKNSGNAVLNIGKISINNTKNFSIIQDNCSNKNLNSFEECNIQIQIYPCGDNEAIISIPTNTSYGNLNIKLTGNTQINCTSQAPSSNSGGGGGGCNLGGSANLGISLLILVIIITGRRLVRKLA; encoded by the coding sequence ATGAGGAAGATAGTTTTTTTATTTATTTTGATTTGTTATAGTTTTTCTTATGCAAAGCCTTATAAAGATGAAGTTATAGTTTTCTTTAGAAATAAGATACAAACTCAAACAATAACCGGATTAAGCATTATAAAATCTCACAATAATATGGCAGTTGTCAAATTACCTAAAAATAAAGATATGGATACATATATAAAAGAATTAACATCAAGACAGGATGTAGTTTATGCTATTCCAAATTATATAATAACAAAACAAATAATACCTAACGATACATATTATCCATACCAATGGTATTTAAGAAAAATAAATATGGAAAATGCATGGAATATTTCAACCGGTTCTAATAATGTATATGTAGCGGTTCTTGATAGCGGGATAGATTATAATCATGAAGATATAAAAGATAATATATGGCTTAATACAGGAGAACTACTTGGTAAAGATGATAATCATAATGGTATAGATGATGGCTGCGAAAATGATATAGATGACGACAATAATGGATATATAGATGATTGTTATGGATTTAATGCTGTTGCAGGTAAAGGTAGTGCTCTTGATGATGATGGGCATGGAACATTTGTTTCAGGAGAAATAGGAGCAATAGGAAATAATGCAAAAGGTGTTGCAGGAATAAACTGGAATATAAAAATAATACCTTGTAAATTTCTTTCCTCAGATGGTTCTGGAGATTTAAATCAATTATTACAATGTCTTAACTATATAAAAACAATAAAAGAAACAAAAGGTATAGATATAGTAGCTATAAATGGAAGTTATGGCTATACAGGAAATCAATCTCAATTAAATATTGACTGCTCTAATCCTTCTTATCAAAATACAGAAAAATGTTTAATTCAATCCATAGGTGCTTTATTTTCAGTAGCTGCCGGAAACTATGGACAAAATAATGATAAAACTGTATTTTTACCATGTAATTATTCTACCGTATTGAACAATGTTATATGTGTAGGCTCTACAAACTCAAATGATGAAAAATCTTCCTTTTCAAATTATGGCACAAAAACGGTAAATATATATGCACCGGGTGGAGAAATAACTACATCATCTACCTGTGATAAAACTCAAGAAATAATAGGTTTATTAAATAATAATAAATATGGTTGTGCAGTTGGGACATCTCAAGCTGCACCACTTGTAGCTGGATTAGCAGCATTATTAAAAGCTTCTAATCCTAATTTAACAATATCAGATATAAAAAACAGAATAATTTTAACCGGTGATAATTTGATGAGTTTATCCGGATACGGTATAACTGCAAATAGAATAAATGCATATAATGCATTATTAAATACACCTTCTCCAAAAATAACAATAGATAAACATATAAATCAAGATAGTTTCGGAAATTATTATTATGATTATGGCTCGGTTCAGTCAGGACAAACCTTAACATTATCATTTAATATAAAAAATAGTGGAAATGCTGTTTTAAATATAGGAAAGATATCCATCAATAACACAAAAAATTTTAGTATCATTCAAGATAACTGTTCTAATAAAAATTTAAATAGTTTTGAAGAATGTAATATCCAAATACAAATATACCCTTGTGGTGATAATGAAGCAATAATATCTATTCCAACAAATACAAGTTATGGCAATTTAAATATAAAACTAACCGGAAACACTCAGATAAATTGCACCTCCCAAGCTCCATCTTCAAATAGCGGTGGTGGAGGTGGTGGTTGTAATTTAGGTGGCTCTGCAAACTTAGGAATATCTTTATTGATACTTGTTATCATTATAACCGGAAGAAGATTAGTTAGAAAATTGGCTTAG
- a CDS encoding CPBP family intramembrane glutamic endopeptidase, which translates to MKGIIASFLLSALYLPFLNFSVFPTNQVVQILAEEIFFRGYIQNELLKIYNPFKSIVLSSILFMVAHLILNPSIFSGLTIFPSIIFGYLYFYSKSVISSFIFHLFSNWFFLSQFSN; encoded by the coding sequence GTGAAGGGTATTATAGCCAGTTTTTTGCTTTCAGCATTATACTTGCCATTCCTTAATTTTTCTGTTTTTCCGACAAATCAGGTAGTTCAAATATTAGCAGAAGAAATATTTTTCAGAGGATATATACAAAATGAGCTTTTAAAAATATATAATCCTTTTAAATCAATAGTTTTAAGCTCTATTCTTTTTATGGTAGCCCATTTAATATTAAATCCTTCTATTTTTTCCGGTTTAACTATATTTCCTTCTATTATTTTTGGCTATTTATATTTTTATTCAAAATCAGTAATTTCTTCTTTTATTTTTCATCTTTTTTCAAACTGGTTTTTCCTAAGCCAATTTTCTAACTAA